The Xanthomonas sontii genome contains a region encoding:
- the catC gene encoding muconolactone Delta-isomerase encodes MLFHVTMEVNLPGDMPPERAEQLKAQEKARFQELQRSGQWRHIWRVVGQYANVSIFDVADNTQLHALLLSLPLFPYMRIAVTPLCRHPSSLYEDDR; translated from the coding sequence ATGCTGTTCCACGTGACCATGGAAGTGAACCTGCCCGGCGACATGCCGCCCGAGCGCGCCGAGCAACTCAAGGCGCAGGAAAAGGCGCGTTTCCAGGAACTGCAGCGCAGCGGCCAGTGGCGGCACATCTGGCGGGTGGTCGGGCAATACGCCAACGTCAGCATCTTCGACGTGGCCGACAACACCCAGTTGCACGCCCTGCTGCTGTCGCTGCCGCTGTTTCCCTACATGCGTATCGCCGTCACGCCGCTGTGCCGGCACCCGTCCTCGCTGTACGAGGACGATCGCTAG
- a CDS encoding ATP-binding protein — protein sequence MHASPDSTASSFAQATDLQYREIFDKIDSGFCVIQMLFEGERAVDYVFLQVNPAFERETGLRDVVGRRMREISPTHEEHWFQRYGAVALTGRPDKFENFATALDRWWAVDSFRVGAPELRQVAVQFLDITERKRMERDLAESEARFSALAEGLPMPVWVLDAQGELRFTNTAYAEFFGIDLDTDAARPGWGDVLHPEDVGVFAYELRNALHDQRNLRALVRARRHDGEWRWVEMTAVPRYSAEGQFIGLAGSSPDVTERRDIELAREQLLESERSARNAAESMARLKDEFLATLSHELRTPLTTILGWSDLLLQRLPPGDPSSKGLSVIASSARAQQRLISDMLDLSSMLLGKVQLEVEALDLAEQVREAMRAQEPVAEGKDQALTLQAPSQPCMVLGDATRLQQVFWNLLSNAIKFTPAHGRIALAIALDDDGEHVSVAVRDSGDGIPPEFLPHLFGRFRQADSTTTRLHGGLGLGLAIVQQLVEMHGGQISAASEGRGCGSVFTVRLPLHRDAPGSRPLREVRAFAMAEQVVEAYSLKGVRLLAVEDQPDMLDYLRRLLEEQGAEVVAVGSASEALEVLDGGGHAAIDVMVTDIGMPGMDGYGLIRTVRENMGLGADELPAVAVTALARADDRQRALQSGFQEHLAKPYSVAQLVSAVRFARQR from the coding sequence ATGCATGCCAGTCCAGACTCCACCGCTTCCTCGTTCGCGCAGGCGACGGACCTGCAGTACCGCGAGATCTTCGACAAGATCGATTCCGGCTTCTGCGTGATCCAGATGCTGTTCGAGGGCGAGCGCGCGGTCGATTACGTGTTCCTGCAGGTCAATCCGGCCTTCGAGCGCGAGACCGGCCTGCGCGACGTGGTCGGGCGGCGCATGCGCGAGATCTCGCCGACCCACGAGGAGCACTGGTTCCAGCGCTACGGCGCCGTCGCGTTGACAGGCCGTCCGGACAAGTTCGAGAACTTCGCGACTGCGCTGGACCGCTGGTGGGCGGTGGATTCGTTCCGCGTCGGCGCGCCGGAACTGCGCCAGGTCGCCGTGCAGTTCCTCGACATCACCGAGCGCAAGCGGATGGAGCGCGACCTGGCCGAGAGCGAGGCGCGCTTCAGCGCGCTGGCCGAGGGCCTGCCGATGCCGGTGTGGGTGCTGGACGCCCAGGGCGAACTGCGCTTCACCAACACCGCCTATGCCGAATTCTTCGGCATCGATCTGGATACCGATGCTGCGCGCCCGGGTTGGGGCGACGTGCTGCATCCGGAAGACGTGGGCGTGTTCGCCTACGAATTGCGCAACGCGCTGCACGACCAGCGCAACCTGCGCGCGCTGGTGCGCGCGCGCCGCCACGACGGCGAGTGGCGCTGGGTGGAAATGACCGCGGTGCCGCGCTATTCCGCCGAGGGCCAGTTCATCGGCCTGGCCGGCAGCAGTCCGGACGTCACCGAACGCCGCGACATCGAACTGGCGCGCGAGCAACTGCTGGAATCCGAGCGCAGCGCACGCAACGCCGCCGAGAGCATGGCGCGGCTGAAGGACGAGTTCCTGGCGACGCTGTCGCACGAACTGCGCACGCCGCTGACCACCATCCTCGGCTGGAGCGACCTGCTGCTGCAGCGGCTGCCGCCGGGCGACCCGAGCAGCAAGGGCCTGTCGGTGATCGCCAGCAGCGCGCGTGCGCAGCAGCGGCTGATCTCGGACATGCTCGATCTCAGCAGCATGCTGCTGGGCAAGGTTCAGTTGGAAGTGGAGGCGCTGGACCTGGCCGAACAGGTGCGCGAGGCGATGCGCGCGCAGGAGCCGGTGGCCGAAGGCAAGGACCAGGCGCTGACCCTGCAGGCGCCCTCGCAGCCGTGCATGGTGCTGGGCGACGCCACGCGCCTGCAGCAGGTGTTCTGGAATCTGTTGTCCAACGCGATCAAGTTCACGCCCGCGCACGGGCGCATCGCCCTGGCGATCGCGCTCGACGACGATGGCGAGCACGTCAGCGTGGCGGTGCGCGATTCCGGCGACGGCATTCCGCCGGAGTTCCTGCCGCATCTGTTCGGGCGCTTCCGCCAGGCCGACAGCACCACCACGCGCCTGCACGGCGGCCTCGGCCTGGGTCTGGCGATCGTGCAGCAGCTGGTGGAAATGCACGGCGGCCAGATCAGCGCGGCCAGCGAAGGTCGCGGCTGCGGCTCGGTCTTCACCGTGCGCCTGCCGCTGCACCGCGATGCGCCGGGCTCGCGCCCGCTGCGCGAAGTGCGCGCGTTCGCGATGGCCGAGCAGGTGGTCGAGGCGTATTCGCTCAAGGGCGTGCGCCTGTTGGCGGTGGAGGACCAGCCGGACATGCTCGACTACCTGCGGCGCCTGCTCGAGGAGCAGGGCGCGGAGGTGGTCGCGGTGGGCTCGGCCAGCGAGGCGCTGGAGGTGCTCGACGGCGGCGGCCATGCGGCGATCGACGTGATGGTCACCGACATCGGCATGCCGGGCATGGATGGCTACGGGCTGATCCGCACCGTGCGCGAGAACATGGGCCTGGGCGCGGACGAACTGCCGGCGGTCGCGGTGACTGCGCTGGCGCGTGCCGACGATCGCCAGCGCGCGCTGCAGTCCGGCTTCCAGGAACACCTGGCCAAGCCGTACAGCGTGGCGCAGCTGGTCTCGGCGGTGCGCTTCGCGCGGCAGCGTTAG
- the catA gene encoding catechol 1,2-dioxygenase, which produces MSVKIFETANVQAFLRSVCGLDQAGGDARAKQIMHRLLSDLFKAIDDLNVTPDEYWTAVAWLNDLGAAGQAGLISPGLGVDHFLDLRLDAIDAELGIDNPTPRTIEGPLYVAGAPVAHGFARLDDGSDENGHTLIMHGTVYAADGRPLPGATVEVWHCDTRGFYSHFDPTGKQAPFNMRRTIVADDNGQYRFQSIVPKGYGVPPGSPTERLLFALGRHGQRPAHIHFFVGADGHRKLTTQINIAGDPLVNDDFAYATRDGLVPAIVEHSDAASIAANGVDGPFAEIHFDFRLTALVDGVDNQANPLRRRAAA; this is translated from the coding sequence ATGAGCGTCAAGATTTTCGAGACTGCGAACGTGCAGGCATTTCTGCGGTCGGTCTGCGGTTTGGACCAGGCCGGCGGCGACGCACGGGCGAAGCAGATCATGCACCGGTTGTTGTCGGACCTGTTCAAGGCCATCGACGACCTGAACGTCACCCCCGACGAATACTGGACCGCCGTCGCCTGGCTCAACGACCTGGGTGCGGCCGGTCAGGCCGGGCTGATCTCGCCCGGGCTGGGCGTTGACCACTTCCTGGACCTGCGCCTGGACGCCATCGACGCCGAACTGGGCATCGACAATCCGACCCCGCGCACCATCGAAGGGCCGCTGTACGTGGCCGGTGCGCCGGTGGCGCACGGCTTCGCCCGGCTCGACGACGGCAGCGACGAAAACGGCCATACCCTGATCATGCACGGCACCGTGTACGCCGCCGACGGCCGCCCGCTGCCCGGCGCCACGGTGGAGGTGTGGCACTGCGACACGCGCGGTTTCTATTCGCACTTCGATCCCACCGGCAAGCAGGCGCCGTTCAACATGCGCCGCACCATCGTCGCCGACGACAACGGCCAGTACCGTTTCCAGAGCATCGTGCCCAAGGGCTACGGCGTGCCGCCGGGCAGCCCGACCGAACGCCTGCTGTTCGCGCTCGGCCGCCATGGCCAGCGTCCGGCGCACATCCACTTCTTCGTCGGCGCCGACGGCCACCGCAAGCTGACCACGCAGATCAACATCGCCGGCGACCCGCTGGTCAACGACGACTTCGCCTACGCCACCCGTGACGGCCTGGTGCCGGCGATCGTCGAGCACAGCGACGCGGCCAGCATCGCCGCCAATGGCGTGGACGGTCCGTTCGCCGAGATCCATTTCGACTTCCGCCTCACCGCGCTTGTCGACGGCGTCGACAACCAGGCCAACCCGCTGCGCCGGCGCGCCGCCGCCTAG
- a CDS encoding sorbosone dehydrogenase family protein has protein sequence MAMSSPIRARWVLCALSAALLAACGDTAKHAIEEGMGPDPVLPDPVKRMIPTVKVAEVKRWADGAAPMPAADLAVQAFARDLDHPRWLYVLPNGDVLVAETAEPPAPEKESGGLRDKIQGAMMAKAGAAVPSANRITLLRDADGDGVAEVRTQFLKGLYSPFGMALVGDRLYIANADALVSFPYKDGDTQITAAPSFVANLPGGINHHWTKSLLASRDGKKLYVGVGSNSNVAENGMEQELNRAAILEVDAASGATRVFASGLRNPVGLAWQPGTDTLWTVVNERDEIGSDLVPDYLTSVREGGFYGWPYSYYGQHVDARVQPQNPEMVASAIKPDYALGAHTASLGLAFYEGALLPQPYRGGAFIGQHGSWNRDPPSGYKVIYVPFANGKPSGKPQDVLTGFLDAEGRAQGRPVGVAVDKPGALLVADDVGNVVWRVTPKPGK, from the coding sequence ATGGCCATGTCTTCGCCGATTCGCGCCCGTTGGGTGTTGTGTGCGCTCAGTGCCGCCCTGCTCGCCGCCTGCGGCGACACCGCCAAGCACGCCATCGAGGAGGGCATGGGGCCGGATCCGGTGTTGCCCGATCCGGTCAAGCGCATGATCCCCACGGTCAAGGTCGCCGAGGTCAAGCGCTGGGCCGATGGCGCCGCGCCGATGCCGGCCGCCGACCTGGCGGTGCAGGCCTTCGCCCGCGACCTGGACCATCCACGCTGGCTGTATGTGCTGCCCAACGGCGACGTGCTGGTCGCCGAGACCGCCGAGCCGCCGGCACCGGAAAAGGAGAGCGGCGGCCTGCGCGACAAGATCCAGGGCGCGATGATGGCCAAGGCCGGCGCCGCCGTGCCCAGCGCCAACCGCATCACCCTGCTGCGCGACGCCGACGGCGATGGCGTCGCCGAAGTGCGCACGCAGTTCCTCAAGGGCCTGTATTCGCCGTTCGGCATGGCCCTGGTCGGCGACCGTCTGTACATCGCCAATGCCGATGCCCTGGTCAGCTTCCCGTACAAGGACGGCGACACCCAGATCACCGCCGCGCCCAGCTTCGTCGCCAACCTGCCCGGCGGCATCAACCACCACTGGACCAAGAGCCTGCTGGCCAGCCGCGACGGCAAGAAGCTGTACGTGGGCGTCGGCTCCAACAGCAACGTCGCCGAGAACGGCATGGAGCAGGAGCTCAACCGCGCCGCGATCCTGGAAGTGGACGCCGCCAGCGGCGCCACCCGCGTGTTCGCCAGCGGCCTGCGCAATCCGGTCGGCCTGGCCTGGCAGCCCGGCACCGACACGCTGTGGACCGTGGTCAACGAACGCGACGAGATCGGCAGCGACCTGGTGCCGGATTACCTGACCTCGGTGCGCGAGGGCGGTTTCTACGGCTGGCCGTACAGCTACTACGGCCAGCACGTGGACGCGCGCGTGCAGCCGCAGAACCCGGAGATGGTGGCCAGCGCGATCAAGCCGGACTACGCGCTGGGCGCGCATACCGCCTCGCTGGGCCTGGCCTTCTACGAAGGTGCGCTGCTGCCGCAGCCCTACCGCGGCGGCGCCTTCATCGGCCAGCACGGCTCCTGGAACCGCGACCCGCCGTCGGGCTACAAGGTGATCTACGTGCCCTTCGCCAACGGCAAGCCCAGCGGCAAGCCGCAGGACGTGCTGACCGGCTTCCTCGACGCCGAGGGCCGCGCGCAGGGCCGCCCGGTCGGCGTGGCGGTGGACAAGCCGGGCGCGCTGCTGGTCGCTGACGACGTCGGCAATGTGGTGTGGCGGGTGACGCCGAAGCCGGGGAAGTGA
- a CDS encoding LysR family transcriptional regulator, giving the protein MDLRQLRYFVAVARERNFTRAAEILHIAQPPLSRQIQQIEQQLGVPLLVRRSRPLRLTDAGRLFYEEALQVLGRVEQMTEAARRLGRSERRVASIGFVASTLYGGLPTVVRRLRQARPDLEVRLVELMSSQQVEALKEGRIDLGFGRVRSSDQHVERLVLREERLVAAIPMEHPLAAEDAPLPPAALAGQRLLLYPSHPRPSFADQVLSLLQDHGAHPSELQEVRELQTALGLVAAESGICLIPASARSMRSDLHYRLIDDEHATSPIIMSYRRNDDSGLVELTKQLIREMYAEHPPWLDVSYNRWNAP; this is encoded by the coding sequence ATGGATCTGCGTCAACTCCGCTACTTCGTGGCCGTCGCCCGCGAACGCAACTTCACCCGTGCCGCAGAAATCCTGCATATCGCGCAACCGCCGCTGAGCCGGCAGATCCAGCAGATCGAACAGCAACTGGGCGTGCCGCTGCTGGTGCGGCGCAGCCGCCCGCTGCGTCTCACCGACGCCGGACGGCTGTTCTACGAGGAAGCGCTGCAGGTGCTGGGCCGGGTCGAGCAGATGACCGAGGCCGCGCGCCGGCTCGGCCGCAGCGAGCGCCGCGTGGCCTCGATCGGCTTCGTCGCCTCCACCCTGTACGGCGGTCTGCCCACGGTGGTGCGGCGCCTGCGCCAGGCGCGACCGGACCTGGAAGTGCGCCTGGTCGAGCTGATGTCCAGCCAGCAGGTGGAAGCGCTGAAGGAAGGCCGCATCGACCTGGGCTTCGGCCGCGTGCGCAGCAGCGACCAGCATGTCGAACGCCTGGTCCTGCGCGAGGAGCGCCTGGTCGCGGCGATCCCGATGGAACACCCGCTGGCCGCGGAGGACGCGCCGCTGCCGCCGGCGGCGCTGGCCGGGCAACGGCTGCTGCTCTATCCCAGCCATCCGCGCCCCAGCTTCGCCGATCAGGTGCTGTCGCTGCTGCAGGATCACGGCGCGCATCCCAGCGAACTGCAGGAGGTGCGCGAGCTGCAGACCGCGCTGGGCCTGGTCGCGGCCGAGAGCGGGATCTGCCTGATCCCGGCCTCGGCGCGGTCGATGCGCAGCGACCTGCATTACCGCCTGATCGACGACGAACACGCCACCTCGCCGATCATCATGAGTTATCGCCGCAACGACGACTCCGGCCTGGTGGAACTGACCAAGCAACTGATCCGCGAGATGTATGCCGAGCATCCGCCGTGGCTGGACGTGTCCTACAACCGCTGGAACGCACCGTAA
- a CDS encoding DUF3247 family protein — MTQFAERIHTDQAQIQALEALILQLPGQAHVRIELHDGSVCFGTVSVRPSIQQFRDADGNEGSNAQVRIDDLDDPARHRYLWLDEIRSVRQLPARPWETDPRGDAS, encoded by the coding sequence ATGACCCAGTTTGCCGAGCGTATCCACACCGACCAGGCGCAGATCCAGGCGCTGGAAGCGTTGATCCTGCAACTGCCCGGGCAGGCGCATGTGCGCATCGAATTGCACGACGGCAGCGTGTGCTTCGGCACCGTGTCGGTCCGGCCCAGCATCCAGCAGTTCCGCGACGCCGATGGCAACGAGGGCAGCAATGCGCAGGTGCGCATCGACGACCTCGACGATCCGGCCCGGCACCGCTACCTGTGGCTGGACGAAATCCGCAGCGTGCGCCAGTTGCCGGCGCGGCCCTGGGAGACCGATCCGCGCGGCGACGCCTCTTGA
- a CDS encoding DUF3016 domain-containing protein — translation MKIRYAWTALALACLWAGGASAEIRNVTDPQAPRSLVSDGPVQVSWADPSTFSELRQSRNRWEAERGDWVQDLAAYLQKQAAKQLQPGQRLDIKLTDIKRAGDFEPWHGPNWNDVRVMRDLYPPRISLDFTLYGADGQVIAQGQPKLMDPSYLYNSSVGLSTDPLRYEKRMLDDWLRRQLRKDSTVAER, via the coding sequence ATGAAGATCCGCTATGCCTGGACGGCGCTGGCGCTTGCCTGCCTGTGGGCGGGCGGCGCCTCCGCCGAGATCCGCAACGTCACCGACCCGCAGGCGCCGCGCAGCCTCGTCAGCGACGGCCCGGTGCAGGTGAGCTGGGCCGACCCGTCCACCTTCAGCGAACTGCGGCAGAGCCGCAATCGCTGGGAAGCCGAACGCGGCGACTGGGTACAGGACCTGGCCGCCTACCTGCAGAAGCAGGCCGCCAAGCAACTGCAGCCCGGGCAGCGCCTGGACATCAAGCTGACCGACATCAAGCGCGCCGGCGACTTCGAGCCGTGGCACGGCCCGAACTGGAACGACGTGCGGGTGATGCGCGACCTGTACCCGCCGCGGATCAGCCTAGACTTCACCCTGTACGGCGCCGACGGCCAAGTGATCGCGCAGGGCCAGCCGAAACTGATGGACCCCAGCTATCTGTACAACAGCTCGGTCGGCCTGAGCACCGATCCGCTGCGCTACGAAAAGCGCATGCTCGACGACTGGCTGCGCCGGCAGTTGCGCAAGGACAGCACGGTCGCCGAGCGCTGA
- a CDS encoding muconate/chloromuconate family cycloisomerase, with protein sequence MSPHPTTATVERVETLLLDLPTIRPHRLSMATMRGQTLMLVRLHCSDGVVGLGEGTTIAGLAYGAESPEGMQLTIDRYIAPLLVGADACAVQALMQRIGGLVKGNHFAKCAIETALLDAHGQRLGLPVSELLGGRLRDRLPVAWTLASGDTERDIAEAERMLAERRHNVFKLKIGTRSVAEDVAHVAAIKRALGARGAVRVDVNMAWSETEAVRALPALADAGCELVEQPVASLAAMRRLMRRFPIALMADEMLNGPDSAFQAAQQGAADVFAVKIEQSGGLFAAQKVAAIADAAGIGLYGGTMLEGAIGSIASAHVFATFPHLQWGTELFGPLLLTEEILAEPLRYEDFHLHVPRAPGLGIALDEARVDAFRRDRRRVAVPVAPSQEP encoded by the coding sequence ATGTCACCGCACCCCACCACCGCCACCGTCGAACGCGTCGAGACGCTGCTGCTCGACCTGCCCACGATCCGCCCGCATCGCCTGTCGATGGCGACGATGCGCGGGCAGACCCTGATGCTGGTGCGCCTGCATTGCAGCGACGGCGTGGTCGGGCTGGGCGAGGGCACCACGATCGCCGGTCTGGCCTACGGCGCGGAGAGCCCGGAAGGCATGCAGTTGACGATCGACCGCTACATCGCGCCGCTGCTGGTCGGGGCCGATGCCTGCGCGGTGCAGGCGCTGATGCAGCGGATCGGCGGCCTGGTCAAGGGCAACCATTTCGCCAAGTGCGCGATCGAGACCGCGCTGCTCGACGCCCACGGCCAGCGGCTCGGCCTGCCGGTGTCCGAGCTGCTGGGCGGGCGCCTGCGCGATCGCCTGCCGGTGGCGTGGACGCTGGCCTCCGGCGACACCGAACGCGACATCGCCGAGGCCGAACGCATGCTCGCCGAGCGCCGGCACAACGTGTTCAAGCTGAAGATCGGCACGCGCAGCGTCGCCGAGGACGTGGCCCACGTGGCGGCGATCAAGCGCGCGTTGGGGGCGCGCGGCGCGGTGCGGGTGGACGTCAACATGGCCTGGAGCGAGACCGAGGCGGTGCGCGCGCTGCCGGCGCTGGCCGACGCCGGCTGCGAACTGGTCGAACAGCCGGTGGCGTCGCTGGCGGCGATGCGGCGGCTGATGCGGCGCTTCCCGATCGCGCTGATGGCCGATGAGATGCTCAACGGCCCGGACAGCGCCTTCCAGGCCGCCCAGCAGGGCGCCGCCGACGTGTTCGCGGTGAAGATCGAACAATCCGGCGGCCTGTTCGCCGCGCAGAAGGTCGCCGCGATCGCCGATGCCGCCGGCATCGGCCTGTACGGCGGCACGATGCTGGAAGGGGCGATCGGCAGCATCGCCTCGGCCCATGTCTTCGCCACCTTCCCCCATCTGCAGTGGGGCACCGAACTGTTCGGGCCGCTGCTGCTGACCGAAGAGATCCTCGCCGAGCCGCTGCGCTACGAGGATTTCCATCTGCACGTACCGCGCGCGCCGGGCCTGGGCATCGCCCTGGACGAGGCGCGGGTGGATGCCTTCCGTCGCGACCGCCGCCGCGTGGCGGTGCCGGTCGCGCCCAGCCAGGAGCCATGA
- a CDS encoding class I SAM-dependent methyltransferase, translating to MPAAQDAPLDTLFLPFAQGVLRWPAGKVLFLRARDGWALRQHAQPPQLVCEQDYRPFASALQQGGWTARAEQDGAADAGGYALVLVLPPRQREEARALLARAVALAAPGGMVVACQANNEGARSGEDDLQQLAGLGGKLTKHHCRVYWTAPLDGGHDAALQQRWATLDAVRPILDGRFRSRPGVFAWDRIDPASALLAEHLPADLRGRAADLGAGYGYLSAELLARCPQLTALDLFEADARALALARANLAQAPAVPTLGFHWHDVTTGLPGQYDVIVSNPPFHAPGRMERPDIGRRFIAVAAQALAPGGRLFLVANRHLPYEAVLDASFGETEVLATRDGFKLIHAVRSRAGARR from the coding sequence ATGCCGGCTGCGCAAGACGCCCCCCTCGACACCCTGTTCCTGCCGTTCGCCCAGGGCGTGCTGCGCTGGCCTGCCGGCAAGGTGCTGTTCCTGCGCGCCCGCGACGGCTGGGCGCTGCGCCAGCACGCGCAGCCGCCGCAACTGGTCTGCGAGCAGGACTACCGGCCGTTCGCCAGCGCGCTGCAGCAGGGCGGCTGGACGGCGCGTGCGGAGCAGGACGGCGCCGCCGACGCAGGCGGCTACGCGCTGGTGCTGGTGCTGCCGCCGCGCCAGCGCGAGGAAGCGCGGGCGCTGCTGGCGCGCGCCGTGGCGCTGGCCGCGCCGGGCGGCATGGTGGTGGCCTGCCAGGCCAACAACGAGGGCGCGCGCTCCGGCGAGGACGACCTGCAGCAATTGGCTGGACTCGGCGGCAAGCTGACCAAGCACCACTGCCGGGTGTACTGGACCGCGCCGCTGGACGGCGGCCACGACGCCGCGCTGCAGCAGCGCTGGGCGACGCTGGATGCGGTGCGGCCGATTCTCGACGGTCGCTTCCGCAGCCGCCCGGGCGTGTTCGCCTGGGATCGCATCGACCCGGCCTCGGCGCTGCTGGCCGAACACCTGCCCGCCGATCTGCGCGGCCGTGCCGCCGATCTCGGCGCCGGCTACGGCTACCTGTCGGCCGAACTGCTGGCACGTTGCCCGCAACTGACCGCGCTGGACCTGTTCGAGGCCGACGCGCGCGCGCTGGCGCTGGCGCGCGCGAATCTGGCGCAGGCGCCGGCCGTCCCGACGCTGGGTTTCCACTGGCACGACGTGACCACCGGACTGCCGGGGCAGTACGACGTCATCGTCAGCAATCCGCCGTTCCATGCGCCGGGGCGGATGGAGCGGCCGGACATCGGCCGGCGCTTCATCGCGGTGGCGGCGCAGGCGCTGGCGCCCGGCGGGCGGCTGTTCCTGGTCGCCAACCGGCATCTGCCCTACGAGGCGGTGCTCGACGCCAGCTTCGGGGAGACCGAGGTGCTCGCCACCCGCGACGGCTTCAAGCTGATCCACGCGGTGCGCAGCCGTGCCGGAGCGCGCCGATGA
- a CDS encoding DUF1415 domain-containing protein, translating to MPPTSLAPASDDPIALTRRWLERAVIGLNLCPFAKAVYVKQQVRFVLSDASTPEALLEQLAEELVLLRDTPAEQIDTTLIVHPNVLQDFLDYNDFLDNADAAVEALDLHGILQVASFHPQYQFAGTAADDIGNYTNRAPYPTLHLLREDSVERAVAAFPDADVIVERNLQTLETLGLEGWKRAVGERDS from the coding sequence ATGCCTCCCACCTCGCTTGCCCCCGCCTCCGACGACCCGATCGCCCTGACCCGCCGATGGCTGGAGCGCGCGGTGATCGGGCTGAACCTGTGTCCGTTCGCCAAGGCGGTGTACGTCAAGCAGCAGGTGCGTTTCGTGCTCAGCGATGCGAGTACGCCCGAGGCACTGCTCGAACAGCTGGCCGAGGAACTGGTGCTGCTGCGCGACACCCCGGCCGAGCAGATCGACACCACGTTGATCGTGCATCCGAACGTGCTGCAGGACTTCCTGGACTACAACGACTTCCTCGACAACGCCGACGCCGCGGTCGAGGCGCTGGACCTGCACGGCATCCTGCAGGTGGCCAGCTTCCATCCGCAGTACCAGTTCGCCGGCACCGCGGCGGACGACATCGGCAACTACACCAACCGCGCGCCCTACCCGACCCTGCACCTGCTGCGCGAGGACAGCGTGGAGCGCGCGGTGGCCGCGTTCCCGGACGCGGACGTGATCGTCGAGCGCAATCTGCAGACCCTGGAGACGCTGGGGCTGGAGGGCTGGAAGCGGGCGGTTGGGGAGCGGGATTCGTGA
- a CDS encoding pseudouridine synthase has translation MKLVKHLANLGYGSRKQVALMFREGRITDAEGEVLYADDQVPHATIRVDGEPLDPPPGLILALHKPVGYTCSTKDPGRIVYDLLPPRFRLRSPLLSTVGRLDRDTSGLLLMTDDGALLHRIVSPKARLAKVYEATLAEDLRGDEAAQFASGTLMLDGETTPLLPVQLETLGPRQVRVALHEGRYHQVRRMFAAVCNHVVALHRSRIGGFGLDDLPSGQWRVLEAADVAVLFEGRD, from the coding sequence ATGAAACTGGTCAAGCACCTGGCCAACCTGGGCTACGGCAGCCGCAAGCAGGTGGCGCTGATGTTCCGCGAGGGCCGCATCACCGACGCCGAGGGCGAGGTGCTGTACGCCGACGACCAAGTGCCGCACGCCACGATCCGCGTCGACGGCGAGCCGCTGGACCCGCCGCCCGGGCTGATCCTGGCGCTGCACAAGCCGGTCGGCTACACCTGCTCGACCAAGGATCCGGGACGCATCGTCTACGACCTGCTGCCGCCGCGCTTCCGCCTGCGCTCGCCGCTGCTGTCCACGGTGGGGCGGCTGGACCGCGACACCAGCGGTCTGCTGCTGATGACCGACGACGGTGCGCTGCTGCATCGCATCGTCTCGCCCAAGGCGCGGTTGGCCAAGGTCTACGAGGCCACCCTGGCCGAGGACCTGCGCGGCGACGAGGCCGCGCAGTTCGCCAGCGGCACGCTGATGCTCGACGGCGAGACCACGCCGCTGCTGCCGGTGCAACTGGAGACACTGGGACCGCGCCAGGTGCGCGTGGCCCTGCACGAAGGCCGTTACCACCAGGTGCGGCGCATGTTCGCGGCGGTCTGCAACCACGTGGTCGCGCTGCACCGCAGCCGCATCGGCGGCTTCGGCCTGGACGATCTGCCTTCCGGCCAGTGGCGGGTGCTGGAGGCGGCGGACGTGGCGGTGCTGTTCGAGGGCCGGGATTAG